One Parasphingorhabdus cellanae genomic region harbors:
- a CDS encoding phosphoserine transaminase, giving the protein MTDTTVATPELRPNCPNFSSGPTAKFPGWSLDKINTVAMGRSHRSATGKARLKYAIDLSRELLGIPDDYLIGIVPASDTGAVELAMWNMLGARPVTVAAWESFGNVWIQDAVKQLKPADLTVLEADYGEIPDLTRIDKGDDIVFTWNGTTSGAKIPNTDWIADDRDGVTINDATSAVFAQPMDWAKLDATTYSWQKVMGSEAGHGMLILSPRAVERMESYSPDWPLPKIFRVKKGDKLNRAIFEGATINTPSLLATEDYIASLEWAKSIGGLKELHARADRNAKIVHDWIEATPWLRNMVSDPVKWTNTGVCMMFQGDWYDGLNDDDKAAVPKKIAGMLEKMDIGYDFNGYRDAPPSLRIWCGSTVEEEDIRRLLPWIEWAYAQVKAEI; this is encoded by the coding sequence ATGACTGATACTACCGTTGCGACGCCTGAATTGCGTCCAAATTGCCCGAATTTTTCTTCGGGCCCTACCGCCAAATTTCCTGGCTGGTCTCTCGACAAAATCAACACTGTGGCTATGGGCCGTTCCCATCGCTCTGCTACCGGCAAGGCGCGGCTGAAATACGCGATTGACCTCAGCCGGGAACTGCTCGGCATTCCCGACGACTATCTTATAGGCATTGTTCCTGCGTCTGATACGGGCGCGGTTGAGCTGGCGATGTGGAATATGCTAGGCGCGCGTCCCGTGACGGTTGCGGCTTGGGAAAGCTTCGGCAATGTCTGGATTCAGGACGCCGTGAAACAGCTCAAGCCTGCTGATCTGACAGTTCTCGAAGCCGATTATGGCGAAATTCCCGACCTTACCCGGATCGACAAAGGCGACGATATCGTCTTTACCTGGAACGGCACGACATCAGGCGCGAAAATTCCCAATACCGACTGGATCGCCGATGATCGTGATGGCGTGACCATCAACGATGCAACCAGCGCCGTTTTTGCACAGCCAATGGACTGGGCGAAGCTTGATGCAACGACTTATAGCTGGCAGAAAGTTATGGGCTCGGAAGCTGGTCACGGGATGCTGATCCTCAGCCCTCGCGCGGTTGAACGGATGGAAAGCTATTCACCCGATTGGCCGTTGCCGAAAATCTTCCGCGTGAAGAAGGGCGACAAGCTCAACCGCGCCATCTTTGAAGGGGCGACGATTAACACGCCGTCTTTGTTGGCGACCGAAGACTATATTGCCTCTCTGGAATGGGCCAAATCCATTGGCGGCTTGAAAGAGCTGCACGCGAGGGCAGACCGCAATGCCAAGATCGTCCATGACTGGATTGAGGCGACTCCGTGGCTCCGCAACATGGTCAGCGATCCGGTAAAATGGACCAACACGGGCGTCTGCATGATGTTCCAGGGTGATTGGTATGATGGCCTGAACGACGATGATAAGGCCGCTGTTCCCAAGAAAATCGCTGGCATGCTTGAGAAGATGGATATTGGCTATGATTTCAATGGCTATCGCGATGCGCCGCCTTCTTTGCGTATCTGGTGCGGTTCTACCGTAGAGGAAGAAGATATCCGCCGCCTGCTGCCCTGGATTGAATGGGCTTACGCACAGGTCAAAGCCGAGATTTAA
- a CDS encoding PepSY domain-containing protein, whose product MKYPAITATLAAATMAFGFSAPAHATGKMKCEAGPQSGWVSRDDLEADLVKKGWKVKKSKVDGGCYEVYGTTPEGDRVEAYFHPVSMEKLLVLRRGKELFRKQ is encoded by the coding sequence ATGAAATACCCCGCAATTACCGCTACACTCGCAGCCGCTACAATGGCTTTTGGTTTCTCGGCCCCAGCACATGCCACGGGCAAAATGAAATGCGAAGCCGGACCACAATCTGGGTGGGTTAGCCGTGATGATCTGGAAGCCGATCTTGTCAAAAAAGGCTGGAAAGTCAAAAAGTCCAAGGTCGATGGTGGCTGTTATGAAGTTTATGGCACGACCCCGGAAGGCGACCGGGTTGAAGCCTATTTTCACCCGGTATCAATGGAGAAATTGCTGGTCCTGCGGCGGGGCAAAGAGCTCTTCCGCAAGCAATAG
- a CDS encoding protein-methionine-sulfoxide reductase heme-binding subunit MsrQ yields the protein MEAMTALLRILNSLPIFWLLLSLPAVALMRGYWVGDIIAMDMLHPTGEFSARFMIVAMIISPLITIFGNRGWTSWLLRRRRSLGVAAFGYAMLHLVFYIIDMEELEPILAEFWAPGIWTGWAAMLLFVPLAITSNDASMRWLKRRWKMLQRLVYGAALLTLAHWLLIHDGMTGALVHFIPLFMLQLLRMIIIYGRKNKNVVKADSPPASVTTE from the coding sequence ATGGAAGCGATGACAGCGCTTTTGCGAATATTGAACAGTTTGCCCATTTTTTGGCTATTACTCAGCCTGCCAGCCGTGGCGCTCATGCGCGGCTATTGGGTCGGCGATATTATTGCGATGGATATGTTGCATCCCACTGGCGAGTTTTCTGCGCGGTTCATGATTGTCGCAATGATCATATCGCCGCTTATCACGATTTTTGGTAATCGGGGCTGGACCAGTTGGCTGCTCCGGCGGAGACGGTCGTTGGGTGTTGCGGCCTTCGGTTATGCCATGTTGCATCTGGTCTTCTACATAATCGATATGGAGGAACTGGAGCCCATATTGGCAGAATTTTGGGCGCCTGGTATCTGGACCGGCTGGGCCGCGATGTTGTTATTTGTACCACTCGCTATCACCAGCAATGATGCTTCCATGCGCTGGCTTAAACGCCGTTGGAAGATGTTGCAGCGTTTGGTCTATGGCGCTGCGCTGCTAACATTGGCTCACTGGTTGCTAATTCATGATGGCATGACCGGAGCGCTTGTGCATTTTATTCCGCTGTTCATGCTACAGTTATTGCGAATGATTATCATCTATGGCAGAAAGAACAAGAATGTCGTGAAAGCCGATTCGCCTCCGGCTTCTGTGACAACCGAATGA
- a CDS encoding extensin-like domain-containing protein has protein sequence MKISFEKAIIIRNFLALGFLSLALGACGIPDNKRPSSGAGKIDPSPSARQCFGELRNAGVSFSPLPNQNFSGGCSQIDTIKMLDVGRRTEVTNLGPVKCQLASKFAAWTEYAVKRAARQYLGSELVRIETMGSYSCRRIAGSGRLSEHGRANAIDVSGFVLADGRRITLTKNWRNGRKEKQFLRAIHKSACRRFGTVLSPDFNADHHDHFHFDMGGSGYCR, from the coding sequence ATGAAAATATCATTTGAAAAAGCGATAATTATACGTAATTTTTTGGCCCTGGGGTTTTTGTCGCTGGCACTTGGCGCTTGCGGGATACCCGATAATAAGCGCCCCTCTAGTGGCGCTGGAAAAATCGATCCCAGTCCCAGCGCCAGGCAGTGTTTCGGCGAATTGCGTAACGCTGGTGTCAGCTTCTCTCCACTGCCCAATCAGAATTTCAGCGGTGGATGCAGTCAGATAGACACGATCAAAATGCTGGACGTCGGCCGCCGCACGGAAGTCACCAATCTCGGCCCGGTGAAATGTCAGTTGGCCAGTAAATTTGCTGCCTGGACGGAATATGCGGTGAAACGCGCAGCTCGCCAATATTTGGGAAGCGAATTGGTCCGGATAGAGACTATGGGAAGCTATAGCTGCCGCCGGATCGCAGGATCCGGCCGTTTGTCAGAACATGGCCGCGCCAATGCCATTGATGTATCCGGTTTTGTGCTCGCTGATGGTAGGCGGATCACGCTGACTAAAAACTGGCGCAATGGCCGTAAGGAAAAACAGTTTCTAAGAGCGATCCACAAAAGCGCTTGTCGGCGCTTTGGCACGGTGCTCAGCCCAGACTTTAACGCCGATCACCACGATCATTTTCATTTTGACATGGGCGGCAGCGGTTATTGTCGCTGA
- a CDS encoding LOG family protein yields MTNKDLHDRRFYRAKQEADFAKKQALSTPQTEDPAYTLAFQDNDFLLREELRPVRFQLELLKPEMLLDEAGIGSTLVMYGSARIPEPSKADALIEAATDEASLKTARRLKEKSKYYDEARKLGQLASNCGIEENGKRDFVVCSGGGPSIMEAANRGATDVGKDSIGLNIVLPHEQAPNEYVTPSLSFQFHYFALRKMHFLLRARAVAVFPGGFGTFDEFFELLTLVQTGKMEELPIILFGKDFWHRVINFDALAEEGTISAKDLDLFQFVETADEAWNIIQDFYGLDCS; encoded by the coding sequence ATGACAAATAAAGATCTACACGACCGCCGCTTCTATCGTGCAAAACAAGAAGCAGATTTCGCAAAAAAGCAAGCGCTCAGCACCCCTCAAACCGAAGACCCCGCTTACACTCTCGCCTTTCAGGATAATGATTTCCTGCTCCGCGAAGAATTACGCCCGGTCCGGTTCCAACTGGAGCTGCTGAAGCCCGAGATGCTACTGGATGAGGCGGGCATTGGCTCCACTCTGGTGATGTATGGTTCGGCGCGTATCCCCGAACCCAGCAAGGCCGATGCACTTATTGAAGCAGCAACTGACGAAGCATCTTTGAAAACAGCGCGGCGACTAAAAGAAAAGTCCAAATATTATGATGAAGCCCGTAAATTGGGCCAACTTGCCAGTAATTGTGGCATTGAAGAAAACGGCAAGCGGGACTTTGTTGTCTGCTCAGGCGGCGGACCTTCAATAATGGAGGCTGCCAATCGCGGAGCGACTGATGTTGGCAAAGATTCCATCGGCCTGAACATTGTCTTGCCCCATGAACAGGCACCCAATGAATATGTGACGCCATCTTTGAGTTTTCAGTTCCATTATTTTGCTTTGCGCAAAATGCACTTTTTGCTGCGGGCCCGCGCGGTTGCTGTGTTCCCCGGTGGTTTCGGAACCTTTGACGAATTTTTTGAGCTGCTGACGCTGGTTCAGACCGGCAAAATGGAGGAGCTACCGATCATCTTGTTCGGCAAGGACTTCTGGCATCGGGTCATTAATTTTGATGCGTTGGCCGAGGAAGGCACGATCAGCGCCAAAGATCTCGACCTGTTCCAATTTGTCGAAACCGCTGATGAAGCCTGGAACATCATCCAGGATTTCTACGGTCTCGATTGCAGCTAA
- a CDS encoding c-type cytochrome produces MDNNNTIAGWVLAGGIAALGFSILSGKYFHADGNERPETMGYIIEGVETADSGTDEVPMSMMLAKADIAAGEAVFKKCIACHTINQGGANGIGPNLYDSLGKPHGHVAGFAYSDALKSIEGDWNFDNMNAWLISPRKYAPGTKMTFAGLGKPEDRANVIAYMNAQGSNLPYPEPPTEEAPAEGEEVVDAGAPAEAEAAAAAEQVAEETAEASEAAAEE; encoded by the coding sequence ATGGACAATAACAACACCATTGCTGGCTGGGTATTGGCAGGCGGAATCGCGGCGCTAGGCTTTTCGATTCTCAGCGGGAAATATTTCCACGCTGATGGGAATGAACGGCCTGAAACAATGGGCTATATTATTGAAGGTGTTGAAACAGCAGACAGCGGTACGGACGAAGTACCAATGAGCATGATGCTCGCCAAGGCCGATATTGCGGCTGGCGAAGCGGTGTTCAAAAAATGCATTGCCTGTCACACAATCAATCAGGGCGGTGCAAACGGTATCGGACCTAATCTTTATGATTCGCTGGGCAAACCTCATGGTCATGTTGCCGGCTTTGCTTATAGCGATGCCTTAAAGTCCATCGAAGGCGACTGGAATTTCGACAATATGAACGCGTGGTTGATATCTCCGCGTAAATATGCGCCGGGTACGAAGATGACCTTTGCGGGTCTTGGCAAGCCTGAGGACCGCGCGAATGTCATCGCCTACATGAATGCGCAGGGATCAAACCTGCCTTATCCTGAACCACCAACAGAAGAAGCACCGGCTGAAGGCGAAGAAGTGGTTGATGCTGGCGCCCCGGCCGAAGCAGAAGCCGCTGCCGCAGCCGAGCAAGTTGCGGAGGAAACCGCAGAGGCGAGCGAAGCGGCTGCTGAAGAATAG
- a CDS encoding prephenate dehydratase, with product MNSFPQNALGMVRKMAETAAESPAQAIAFQGAPGANSHLAALEYAPDCLTLPCFSFEDALDAVKHGTAGSAIIPIENSLHGRVADIHFLLPESGLHIVAEHFMPIRHCLMAKTADAQIKTAMSHPQALGQCRHYLRTHDIIPVAYADTAAAAAYVAQHDDPNAAAIAPPLAAQIYGLQPIANAIEDEDHNMTRFVLLAPKATVPEANGPNMTTFIFEVKNIPAALYKAMGGFATNGVNMTKLESYQEGSSFSASKFYADIEGAPGDPAVDRALEELRFHCNSVRLLGTYHQARPRTAMPQ from the coding sequence ATGAATAGCTTCCCGCAAAACGCCCTCGGCATGGTCCGGAAAATGGCCGAGACTGCAGCGGAATCACCTGCTCAGGCCATAGCCTTTCAAGGCGCACCGGGCGCGAATTCCCATCTCGCAGCATTGGAATATGCGCCGGACTGCCTGACTTTACCCTGTTTTTCGTTCGAAGACGCGCTTGATGCTGTTAAACATGGCACTGCAGGGTCCGCCATAATTCCGATTGAGAATAGTCTTCATGGGCGGGTTGCCGATATCCATTTTCTGTTACCCGAATCGGGTCTCCATATTGTTGCCGAACATTTCATGCCAATCCGCCACTGTCTGATGGCCAAAACAGCGGATGCACAGATCAAAACAGCGATGAGCCATCCGCAAGCGCTGGGCCAGTGCCGCCATTATTTGCGCACCCACGATATTATTCCGGTCGCTTATGCCGACACAGCGGCAGCCGCAGCCTATGTTGCGCAACATGACGACCCCAATGCAGCGGCAATAGCACCGCCGCTCGCCGCTCAAATATATGGCTTGCAACCCATCGCCAATGCGATCGAGGATGAAGATCATAATATGACGCGTTTCGTGTTGCTGGCCCCCAAAGCGACGGTGCCGGAAGCCAATGGTCCCAACATGACCACCTTCATCTTCGAAGTAAAAAATATTCCCGCTGCGCTCTACAAGGCGATGGGCGGCTTTGCGACCAATGGCGTCAACATGACCAAATTGGAAAGCTACCAGGAAGGCAGCAGCTTTTCGGCCTCAAAATTCTATGCCGATATTGAAGGCGCTCCCGGCGACCCGGCGGTTGACCGTGCGCTGGAAGAATTGCGCTTTCATTGCAACAGTGTCCGCTTGCTAGGCACCTATCACCAAGCCCGGCCGCGAACAGCAATGCCGCAATAA
- a CDS encoding nuclear transport factor 2 family protein: MTTAAGRVPDVSELADRAAIEEILALHCRGVDRADEAALKHCYWPDATTAYGEAAVLAHPFCSQLVSAIKAYRQTHHMVTNSLFVFDGDRAKVETILLAFHYMVNDDGDDNEMTYLGRYLDDFEKRDHVWKIKHREPIMSWSQNGSATHDADHPALSALRRAKRYPDDPIYETD; encoded by the coding sequence ATGACAACAGCAGCAGGGCGCGTCCCTGATGTCTCGGAATTAGCCGATCGCGCGGCTATCGAGGAAATACTGGCCTTGCATTGCCGCGGCGTTGATCGCGCCGATGAAGCGGCGTTGAAACACTGCTACTGGCCCGATGCCACCACGGCTTACGGAGAAGCTGCGGTACTGGCGCATCCGTTTTGCAGCCAACTGGTCAGCGCGATCAAAGCCTATAGGCAAACCCATCATATGGTGACCAACAGCCTGTTTGTTTTTGATGGTGACCGGGCAAAAGTCGAAACTATATTGCTGGCTTTTCATTATATGGTGAACGATGATGGCGATGATAATGAGATGACCTATTTGGGGCGCTATCTCGATGATTTTGAAAAGCGCGACCATGTCTGGAAAATCAAACATCGCGAACCGATCATGAGCTGGAGCCAGAATGGTTCTGCCACGCATGACGCCGACCATCCCGCTTTGTCGGCCTTGCGCAGGGCCAAGCGCTATCCTGATGATCCGATCTATGAAACGGACTAG
- a CDS encoding nuclear transport factor 2 family protein, protein MAQAYDMALAKLAIQDLAALYMRGLDRLDRDLFRAQFWDDAFLDYGIYAGGADGFADFCMAALEGHDRNHHIIGQHIIDIDGDEGFGEVYYQAYHKVPQESGEPHDVFVSGRYLDRYEKRGDVWKFAYRSEIVDWASDMPSSDQFLDPRMIVGKRKPDDSLYDRQAMRRKSGDSDGL, encoded by the coding sequence TTGGCACAAGCATATGACATGGCCTTGGCAAAGCTGGCCATCCAAGATCTGGCGGCTCTCTACATGCGCGGCCTCGACCGGCTGGACCGCGACCTGTTCCGTGCCCAATTCTGGGACGACGCTTTTCTTGACTATGGAATTTATGCAGGCGGCGCGGATGGCTTTGCGGATTTTTGCATGGCCGCCTTGGAGGGTCATGACCGTAATCACCATATCATCGGACAACATATTATAGACATTGATGGCGATGAAGGCTTTGGGGAAGTCTATTACCAAGCCTATCACAAGGTCCCTCAAGAATCCGGTGAACCGCATGATGTGTTCGTGAGCGGCCGTTATCTGGACCGTTATGAAAAACGCGGCGACGTCTGGAAATTCGCCTATCGTTCGGAAATTGTCGATTGGGCCAGTGATATGCCCTCCAGTGATCAGTTCCTCGACCCACGGATGATCGTCGGTAAAAGAAAGCCGGACGACTCGCTTTACGACCGGCAGGCGATGCGCCGCAAATCGGGAGACAGCGATGGGCTATGA
- a CDS encoding aromatic ring-hydroxylating dioxygenase subunit alpha has translation MGYDLTKPSDPDLAPGEARCPGPSMQDIMDADGDNPPAPMRTEQYAFLGDNDIGFDRYISEDFARREIDHMWNRTWQWACREEHIPAPGNRHVYDVGRYSILVVRGDDQKIRAFVNSCPHRGMQFATEGSSSAKRPHIRCPFHGMTFHLDGSLKEIPCRWDFPHLNEDNFGLTEVQCDTWGGFVFINMDDDAPPLMDYLEIIPEHFKQWPMDDRYVALHTQKVLPANWKMAMEAFLEAYHVLETHSQAIYNAADANAQYDIFGKNVSRFMHAVGVPSPHLKQPVSQAKLFEKLGRDPADLPEGASARAVHAEMLRAEYGEAFNVNLSDVSTSEMMDSIEYFLFPNMFFFPGINIRLCYRFRPIDVDTCLHEILVLQPLPENGERPAPAAPIRLEIGDSYTNVPGFALAEILDQDTDNLAMQRDGAKASKKGAQSLGNYQEARIRQLQMTLDEYLTA, from the coding sequence ATGGGCTATGATCTGACCAAGCCATCGGATCCCGATCTGGCTCCGGGAGAAGCGCGCTGCCCGGGCCCATCGATGCAGGATATCATGGATGCCGATGGCGATAATCCGCCCGCACCCATGCGGACGGAGCAATATGCGTTTCTCGGCGATAATGATATCGGCTTTGACCGCTATATCAGCGAGGATTTCGCCCGGCGTGAAATCGACCATATGTGGAACCGGACCTGGCAATGGGCCTGCCGGGAGGAACATATACCCGCACCTGGCAATCGGCATGTTTATGACGTCGGCCGCTATTCGATTTTGGTTGTCCGCGGTGATGACCAGAAGATTCGCGCCTTCGTTAACAGCTGCCCCCATCGCGGGATGCAATTTGCAACAGAAGGCAGCAGCAGCGCCAAGCGCCCGCATATTCGCTGTCCGTTTCACGGGATGACATTCCATCTCGATGGATCCCTGAAAGAAATTCCCTGCCGCTGGGACTTCCCGCATCTCAACGAGGATAATTTTGGACTGACCGAGGTGCAGTGCGATACATGGGGCGGGTTTGTCTTCATCAACATGGACGATGATGCGCCGCCGCTGATGGATTATCTTGAAATCATCCCGGAGCATTTCAAGCAATGGCCAATGGATGACCGCTATGTCGCCCTGCACACGCAAAAAGTTCTGCCTGCCAACTGGAAAATGGCGATGGAGGCTTTTTTGGAGGCCTATCACGTCCTCGAAACCCATTCGCAGGCGATCTACAACGCTGCCGACGCCAATGCGCAATATGATATATTTGGCAAAAATGTGAGCCGCTTCATGCATGCGGTCGGGGTGCCAAGCCCGCACCTGAAACAGCCGGTTAGCCAGGCAAAATTGTTCGAAAAGCTCGGCCGTGATCCCGCTGATCTGCCAGAGGGCGCATCCGCCAGAGCGGTACATGCCGAAATGCTGCGCGCGGAATATGGTGAGGCGTTTAATGTCAATCTATCCGATGTTTCGACCAGCGAGATGATGGACAGCATCGAATATTTTCTGTTTCCCAACATGTTCTTCTTTCCCGGCATTAATATCCGTCTGTGTTATCGTTTTCGTCCCATCGATGTTGATACCTGCCTGCATGAAATATTGGTGCTACAACCCCTGCCCGAAAACGGTGAACGCCCTGCCCCCGCCGCACCCATCCGGCTGGAGATTGGGGATAGTTATACAAATGTGCCCGGCTTCGCGCTCGCGGAGATACTGGATCAGGATACAGATAATCTGGCGATGCAAAGAGATGGCGCGAAAGCATCAAAAAAGGGCGCGCAGTCCCTCGGCAACTATCAGGAAGCCCGGATCAGGCAGCTGCAAATGACGCTGGATGAATATTTAACGGCTTAA
- a CDS encoding TonB-dependent receptor → MRLCVFITSSLSALVISQPTFAQSSAANNEIVVTGQRAQQANAIAEKRSALGIIDVASADEIGQLPDNNVAEVVERLPGVGVQYDQGEGRFVSIRGVPAELNGYTVNGFELGNPDGDTRALPLDVISGQLLNRIEVSKVKTSDLLGQGIGGTINLVTQTAFDFDRPFIFSANGKVGYQELREGSQPIEGDVTIGGRFGADEEFGILLGASYSDRTFTSFGFFPDDWFEVPEAARGALPSNIKYTDYRLNRERIGASGSLDWRGGATELYIRGIYSIFKEDEYRQRLRIDFDDAVLDPGGVTGSATDTEQRSDLRLEQKEKSVLAIMAGGSSEIGSDWIIDYGAAFVHNEVREPNQSWQFRGNPGPVSLDFSDRLYTVIPDNGFLEPSDLGFRSFTAQDDSGDEDIWQGRLDFTRNLALGEDSFLKFGANIRLTDKSFDAETANYGRGDADNRFTLDGLSGPDVTVFPRSGRGYRITPVIDEFLIQDFTNANLNGPLFVFDDGDTLEDGTLDDFSLDENIYAGYMMANLDFGEIAVTAGLRVERTELDITGFRLDEETTTVLPATERKRYTDFLPSIVVRISPADDVIFRAAYSRSIGRPQYADLSPGGAISFDLSDTGIVEGSASLGNADLDPFVADSFDMTAEWYFAPGGLLSLGAFAKFIDNPIFTETLTLFDTSFAGRDYDILRFSQPQNAEQGDIIGLEAAYQQQFTMLPGLLSGLGVNLNVTFIDSNLRVPDRKNGGFPEQSDLLWGAQLFYQKGPVEASVAYNHTGRAPIGISGAPVTDEYNDDLRRLDAKIAFDVTDNIRIFAEGKNLTDEPTRQYQGEDFRDRVIQQERYGRTYYAGVSVRW, encoded by the coding sequence ATGAGACTATGTGTATTTATTACTTCCAGTTTGTCGGCGTTGGTCATTTCGCAACCAACTTTTGCCCAAAGCAGCGCAGCCAATAATGAAATTGTCGTCACCGGCCAACGCGCGCAGCAAGCCAATGCGATTGCCGAAAAACGAAGCGCGCTTGGCATTATTGACGTCGCGTCCGCGGACGAAATCGGCCAGTTGCCCGATAATAATGTCGCTGAAGTGGTCGAGCGGCTGCCCGGCGTAGGCGTGCAATATGATCAGGGCGAAGGGCGCTTCGTTTCCATCCGGGGCGTACCCGCAGAGCTGAACGGCTATACCGTGAACGGCTTTGAGCTTGGCAATCCCGATGGCGACACCCGCGCCCTGCCGCTGGATGTCATTTCCGGGCAATTGCTCAACCGGATTGAGGTGTCCAAGGTGAAAACATCCGATCTGCTCGGGCAAGGGATTGGCGGCACGATCAATCTCGTCACGCAGACCGCCTTCGATTTCGACCGGCCGTTTATTTTCTCGGCCAATGGCAAGGTCGGCTATCAGGAACTGCGTGAGGGCAGTCAGCCGATTGAAGGGGATGTCACCATTGGCGGCCGCTTTGGCGCAGATGAGGAATTTGGCATATTGCTCGGCGCGAGCTATTCCGACCGCACTTTCACCAGTTTCGGCTTTTTCCCCGATGACTGGTTTGAAGTGCCCGAAGCGGCGCGCGGCGCCCTGCCGAGCAATATCAAATATACCGATTACCGGCTCAACCGCGAACGCATCGGCGCGTCCGGCTCGCTCGACTGGCGCGGCGGAGCAACGGAGCTGTATATTCGCGGCATCTATTCGATCTTCAAGGAAGACGAGTATCGCCAGCGCCTGCGCATCGACTTTGATGACGCTGTGCTGGACCCCGGCGGCGTGACTGGCAGCGCCACCGATACCGAGCAGCGCTCTGACCTGCGTCTCGAACAGAAGGAAAAATCCGTGCTCGCTATCATGGCCGGCGGCAGCAGCGAGATTGGCAGCGACTGGATCATCGATTACGGGGCCGCCTTTGTTCACAATGAAGTGCGAGAGCCGAACCAGAGCTGGCAGTTTCGCGGCAATCCGGGGCCAGTCAGCCTTGATTTTTCCGACCGGCTTTACACTGTGATTCCGGATAATGGCTTTCTGGAGCCATCCGATCTCGGTTTTCGCAGCTTCACCGCGCAGGATGATAGCGGCGATGAGGATATCTGGCAGGGACGGCTGGATTTCACCCGGAACCTGGCGCTGGGCGAGGACAGCTTCCTGAAATTTGGGGCCAATATCCGGCTGACCGACAAGAGCTTTGATGCCGAGACCGCCAATTACGGCCGCGGCGATGCGGATAACCGCTTCACGCTTGACGGCCTGTCTGGCCCGGATGTCACCGTCTTCCCGCGCAGCGGCCGCGGCTACCGGATCACGCCGGTGATTGATGAATTCCTGATTCAGGATTTTACGAATGCCAATCTCAATGGGCCGCTGTTCGTCTTCGACGACGGCGACACGTTGGAAGACGGCACGCTGGATGATTTCAGCCTCGATGAGAATATCTATGCGGGCTATATGATGGCCAATCTCGATTTCGGTGAAATTGCAGTGACCGCTGGCCTGAGGGTGGAACGCACGGAACTGGATATTACCGGCTTCCGGCTGGATGAGGAAACCACCACCGTGCTCCCCGCGACGGAGCGCAAGCGCTATACCGATTTCCTACCGAGCATAGTCGTGCGGATCAGCCCGGCCGATGACGTCATTTTTCGCGCCGCCTATTCGCGCAGCATCGGGCGGCCGCAATATGCCGACTTATCGCCGGGCGGGGCCATTTCATTTGATCTTTCCGACACCGGCATTGTCGAAGGCAGCGCCAGCCTGGGCAATGCTGACCTCGACCCGTTTGTCGCCGATTCCTTCGACATGACGGCCGAATGGTATTTCGCGCCCGGCGGTCTGCTCTCGCTCGGCGCTTTTGCGAAATTTATCGACAATCCGATCTTCACCGAAACGCTCACCCTGTTCGACACCAGCTTTGCCGGGCGGGATTATGATATCCTGCGGTTCAGCCAGCCGCAAAATGCCGAGCAGGGTGATATCATTGGTCTGGAAGCGGCCTATCAGCAGCAGTTCACGATGCTCCCCGGCCTGCTTTCCGGGCTTGGCGTCAATCTCAACGTCACGTTCATCGACTCAAACCTGCGCGTGCCGGACCGGAAAAATGGCGGCTTTCCGGAACAGTCCGACCTGCTGTGGGGCGCGCAGCTTTTCTATCAGAAAGGCCCGGTCGAAGCCTCTGTCGCCTATAATCATACCGGCCGCGCGCCCATCGGGATCAGCGGCGCGCCGGTGACGGACGAATATAATGATGACCTGAGGCGGCTGGATGCAAAAATCGCTTTTGATGTGACCGACAATATCCGCATCTTTGCCGAGGGCAAGAACCTGACTGACGAACCCACCCGGCAATATCAGGGTGAGGATTTTCGTGACCGGGTGATCCAGCAGGAACGCTATGGGCGGACCTATTATGCCGGCGTGTCAGTCCGATGGTAA